The window GCCGAGACGGTAGACCTTCAGCAGATCAAGCGGCATTATTACTTCAGCCAGCGGACGGTGAATCCGACGGGCATTGTGCCCCTCGGCCCTCGGCTCGATTTCACCGCGAAACATGATCGCGGCCGGTTGAACTAGAGTTCTTTGTCATTCCGGGACGGTTGCGATAGCAAGCGAACCCGGAATCCAGATATGATCGCGGAGCTTGTTGCTGGTTCCGGGAAACACATGTTCGGTACGCACGATCTCTGGCTCTTCGTTCTGTCGGCCTTGCTCCTGAACATCACGCCGGGGCCGGATACGGCGCTTGTTGTGGCGCGCTCGACGCAGATGGGGTTGCGCGGCGGCGTGGCGGCTTCGTTCGGCATTGCCGGCGGCATTGTCGTGCATATCGCCGCGGCGGCGATCGGCCTGTCGGCGCTGATTGCAGCCTCGGCCACGGCCTTCAGCATCATCAAATATATCGGCGCCGCCTATCTCATTTATATCGGCCTGCGCATGATATTGAGCCGGCCGGCCATGACACCGAACGACGGCGCGCCGCAACCTGTGGCGCTACCGCTGCGCAGCGTGTTCTGGCAGGGCTTTTTCAGCAACGCGCTCAATCCCAAGGTCGCGATCTTCTTCCTCGCCTTCCTGCCGCAATTCGTCGGCAACGATGCGCCCTCGAAGGCGCTGGCTTTCCTGTTCCTCGGCGTCATCTTCATCATCGGCGGAACGGTGTGGAGCCTCATCCTCGCCGTCATCACCGCGCACGCAACGTCGCGCCTGAAAGCGACCCGCCGCTTCCAACGCCTCATCGACGGCGCCATCGGCGCCATGTTCGTCGCGCTCGGCGTCAAGCTGGCGCTGGTGCAGCGCTGATGTGCCGTAG of the Undibacter mobilis genome contains:
- a CDS encoding LysE family translocator; this translates as MFGTHDLWLFVLSALLLNITPGPDTALVVARSTQMGLRGGVAASFGIAGGIVVHIAAAAIGLSALIAASATAFSIIKYIGAAYLIYIGLRMILSRPAMTPNDGAPQPVALPLRSVFWQGFFSNALNPKVAIFFLAFLPQFVGNDAPSKALAFLFLGVIFIIGGTVWSLILAVITAHATSRLKATRRFQRLIDGAIGAMFVALGVKLALVQR